One Gemmatimonadaceae bacterium DNA segment encodes these proteins:
- a CDS encoding acetyl-CoA carboxylase biotin carboxylase subunit: protein MITKLLVANRGEIALRVIRACRELGVASVAVYSDADATAPHVREADEAVNIGPAPAAESYLLGERIIEAARRTGAQAIHPGYGFLSEREWFARTVRDAGLVWVGPPAEAIAALGSKTAARTLVVAAGVPVVPGTTAALRDAAEALDVATQFGFPVLLKAAAGGGGKGMRIVRAADELAGALASAQREALNAFGDDAVYVEKYIEGPRHVEIQVLGDMHGTMLHLGERDCSVQRRHQKMIEEAPSVAVSPELRARMGATAVAAARAAGYVNAGTCEFLLDRDGNYYFLEMNTRIQVEHPVTELVTGIDLVQWQIRVAAGERLPFVQELIVPRGWAIECRITSEDFQNGFLPSTGRVHWMQLPTGPGVRWDGGIEIGSEVGLFYDPMLAKLIVHAGTRDAAIARMHRALLELEIEGVETSREFHLRMMEDDEFRRGDISIQWLEARLPALGAATPPSAAVRDAVIAAALIADRDRTTVKPSQAHATAQALAGAWQRAARLEGVQRA, encoded by the coding sequence GTGATCACGAAACTGCTCGTCGCCAACCGTGGCGAGATCGCCCTCCGCGTCATCCGCGCCTGTCGCGAACTCGGTGTCGCCAGCGTGGCGGTCTACAGCGATGCCGATGCCACCGCCCCCCACGTTCGCGAGGCAGACGAGGCGGTCAACATCGGACCGGCACCGGCCGCCGAGAGCTACCTGCTCGGGGAGCGGATCATCGAGGCCGCGCGGCGCACCGGCGCCCAGGCGATCCACCCCGGGTATGGCTTCCTCTCGGAACGTGAGTGGTTCGCGCGTACGGTGCGCGACGCCGGACTGGTGTGGGTGGGGCCTCCGGCGGAAGCGATCGCCGCCCTCGGCAGCAAGACGGCGGCGCGCACGCTGGTCGTCGCGGCTGGCGTGCCGGTGGTTCCCGGCACCACGGCCGCCCTCCGGGATGCCGCGGAGGCGCTCGACGTCGCGACGCAGTTCGGGTTCCCGGTGCTGCTGAAGGCGGCCGCCGGTGGCGGCGGCAAGGGCATGCGCATCGTCCGCGCCGCCGACGAGCTGGCCGGCGCGCTGGCCTCCGCGCAGCGGGAGGCACTGAACGCGTTCGGTGACGACGCCGTCTACGTCGAGAAGTACATCGAGGGGCCGCGCCACGTGGAAATCCAGGTGCTCGGCGACATGCACGGCACGATGCTGCACCTCGGGGAACGGGACTGCTCCGTGCAACGCCGGCACCAGAAGATGATCGAGGAGGCGCCGAGCGTGGCGGTGTCACCGGAGCTGCGCGCCCGCATGGGCGCGACGGCAGTGGCCGCAGCCCGGGCGGCCGGCTACGTGAATGCCGGCACCTGCGAGTTCCTGCTCGATCGCGACGGGAACTACTACTTCCTCGAGATGAACACGCGGATCCAGGTCGAGCACCCGGTGACCGAGCTCGTGACCGGGATCGACCTCGTGCAGTGGCAGATCCGCGTCGCCGCGGGGGAGCGGCTCCCGTTCGTGCAGGAGCTGATCGTGCCGCGCGGCTGGGCGATCGAGTGCCGCATCACGAGCGAGGACTTCCAGAACGGCTTCCTGCCGTCCACCGGACGCGTGCACTGGATGCAGCTGCCGACCGGGCCCGGCGTCCGCTGGGATGGCGGCATCGAGATCGGCAGCGAGGTGGGGCTGTTCTACGACCCGATGCTCGCCAAGCTGATCGTGCATGCCGGCACGCGCGACGCAGCCATCGCGCGGATGCACCGGGCGCTGCTCGAGCTGGAGATCGAGGGGGTGGAGACGTCGCGCGAGTTTCACCTGCGCATGATGGAGGATGATGAGTTCCGCCGCGGCGACATCAGCATCCAGTGGCTCGAGGCGCGCCTGCCGGCGCTCGGTGCCGCCACGCCGCCGTCCGCCGCTGTGCGCGATGCCGTGATCGCCGCAGCGCTCATCGCAGATCGTGACCGCACGACGGTGAAGCCGTCGCAGGCGCATGCAACCGCGCAGGCGCTTGCCGGTGCCTGGCAGCGTGCCGCACGGCTCGAGGGAGTGCAGCGGGCATGA
- a CDS encoding class I SAM-dependent RNA methyltransferase — protein MSESATVTIERIAAGGDGIARHDSMVVFVPRAVPGDEVEVTLTRQRTFARGRVTRVVTASPDRETPPCPHYDGDGCGGCQLQGLRYEAQLAVKGELVRDAIVRIARQPVDAVTVVASPSPWGYRNALTLALQRDRMRPSGWLAGMHVAGEPGTLFELRTCLIAMPEVMEGWRQVMTVAEHLPRASSLRVTVRRLGVGGLALTVEGGTQWKQASIEALVSGVRDLDAVWWVRADEVRVLRHDRRTAQEAGASFAQVNPAVAELLRAYVVAQVEARAPDAVVDAYAGSGALAARLLRDGRRVTAIELDKDASAIAGAALHDHPLSRVLTGRVEHLLPEGLPAGVVVLNPPRAGVDATVPPMLAATKAGVARVVYVSCDPATLARDIARLGAGWRVTDVKAFDMFPQTAHVETVCTIDREEA, from the coding sequence ATGAGTGAGTCGGCGACGGTCACCATCGAGCGCATCGCCGCCGGTGGCGACGGGATCGCACGGCACGACAGCATGGTGGTGTTCGTGCCGCGCGCCGTGCCGGGCGACGAGGTCGAGGTGACGCTCACGCGCCAGCGCACCTTCGCGCGCGGACGCGTGACCCGGGTGGTGACGGCGTCGCCCGACCGCGAGACGCCTCCCTGTCCGCACTACGACGGTGACGGATGCGGGGGCTGCCAGCTGCAGGGCCTGCGCTACGAGGCCCAGCTGGCCGTGAAAGGCGAGCTCGTGCGCGATGCCATCGTCCGGATCGCCAGGCAGCCGGTGGATGCCGTCACGGTGGTGGCCAGCCCGTCACCGTGGGGATACCGCAACGCGCTCACGCTCGCGTTGCAGCGTGACCGCATGCGGCCGAGCGGTTGGCTGGCCGGGATGCACGTCGCCGGTGAACCGGGCACGCTGTTCGAGCTGCGGACCTGCCTCATCGCGATGCCCGAGGTGATGGAGGGGTGGCGCCAGGTGATGACGGTGGCCGAGCACCTGCCGCGCGCGTCGTCGCTGCGCGTCACCGTGCGACGGCTGGGTGTGGGCGGACTGGCGCTCACGGTGGAAGGGGGCACGCAATGGAAGCAGGCCTCCATCGAGGCGCTGGTGTCCGGCGTGCGCGACCTCGACGCCGTCTGGTGGGTGCGTGCGGACGAGGTGCGCGTGCTGCGCCACGATCGTCGCACCGCACAGGAGGCAGGAGCCAGCTTCGCGCAGGTGAATCCCGCCGTCGCGGAACTCCTGCGGGCGTACGTCGTCGCGCAGGTGGAGGCACGTGCGCCGGACGCCGTCGTCGATGCGTACGCCGGCAGTGGGGCGCTGGCCGCGCGCCTGCTGCGCGACGGCCGCCGCGTGACCGCGATCGAGCTCGACAAGGACGCCTCGGCGATCGCCGGCGCCGCCCTGCACGATCATCCCCTCTCGCGCGTCCTCACCGGCCGCGTGGAGCACCTGCTGCCCGAGGGGCTGCCGGCCGGTGTCGTGGTGCTGAACCCGCCGCGCGCCGGCGTCGATGCCACGGTGCCCCCGATGCTCGCGGCGACGAAAGCGGGTGTCGCGCGCGTCGTGTACGTGAGTTGTGATCCCGCGACGCTGGCGCGTGACATCGCGCGGCTCGGCGCCGGCTGGCGCGTGACCGACGTGAAGGCGTTCGACATGTTCCCGCAGACGGCGCATGTCGAGACCGTGTGCACCATCGACCGGGAGGAGGCGTGA
- a CDS encoding PEP-CTERM sorting domain-containing protein (PEP-CTERM proteins occur, often in large numbers, in the proteomes of bacteria that also encode an exosortase, a predicted intramembrane cysteine proteinase. The presence of a PEP-CTERM domain at a protein's C-terminus predicts cleavage within the sorting domain, followed by covalent anchoring to some some component of the (usually Gram-negative) cell surface. Many PEP-CTERM proteins exhibit an unusual sequence composition that includes large numbers of potential glycosylation sites. Expression of one such protein has been shown restore the ability of a bacterium to form floc, a type of biofilm.): protein MRRLFAAVAAAALLAAPQTAAAQLALPGNVTNTNVTINTPLSAPEATYAEGIREPIGPLDLQFNMFAKTLVQAFCVDLDNGYFNGMNYNVNVTLLSSSSADIGLLTRQGQVLGGGSAFTKYVQMAWLVDNFATADVSEWAGIQGAIWNIGSGKPSAALNSNVMSWLTKVSLADLTKVNLAGWAVVTDVNTANGLGGGQEFMVRAVGTVVPEPSTYALLGTGLLGLGMIARRRRSV from the coding sequence ATGCGCAGACTGTTCGCCGCCGTCGCGGCCGCAGCCCTCCTCGCAGCCCCGCAGACCGCTGCCGCCCAGCTCGCGCTGCCCGGCAACGTGACGAACACGAACGTGACGATCAACACGCCACTGTCTGCGCCGGAAGCGACGTATGCAGAAGGCATCCGCGAGCCGATCGGACCGCTCGACCTTCAGTTCAACATGTTCGCCAAGACGCTCGTCCAGGCCTTCTGCGTCGATCTGGACAATGGCTATTTCAACGGCATGAACTACAACGTCAATGTTACGTTGCTGTCCAGCTCGTCTGCCGACATCGGCCTCCTGACGCGTCAGGGTCAGGTTCTGGGTGGCGGTTCCGCTTTCACAAAGTACGTCCAGATGGCGTGGCTCGTCGACAACTTCGCTACGGCGGACGTGTCGGAGTGGGCCGGGATCCAGGGCGCGATCTGGAACATCGGCAGTGGCAAGCCGAGCGCCGCGCTGAACTCGAACGTCATGAGCTGGCTGACGAAGGTGAGCCTGGCCGACCTGACCAAGGTGAACCTGGCCGGCTGGGCCGTCGTGACCGACGTGAACACCGCGAACGGTCTCGGTGGTGGGCAGGAGTTCATGGTCCGCGCCGTCGGCACGGTGGTCCCTGAGCCGTCCACGTATGCCCTGCTCGGCACGGGGCTGCTCGGCCTCGGCATGATCGCCCGCCGTCGTCGCTCGGTCTGA